TCCTCACGCCAAGGGgggagagatagagagagagatctgatctgtggttttgtttttctgaaagagaaaggagagagGTTTGATCAGAATGTCTGGAGGCGAGGGAAACAACGGTGGAGAGAGACGCAAAGGGTCGGTGAAGTGGTTCGACACCTCGAAGGGCTTTGGCTTCATCACACCCGACGACGGTGGTGACGATCTCTTCGTCCACCAGTCCTCCATCAGATCTGAGGGTTACCGTAGCCTTGCCCCGGAGGAATCCGTCGAGTTCGAGGTCGAGGTCGACAACAGCGGACGTAACAAGGCTGTCGAAGTCACCGGACCAGACGGCGCTCCGGTTCAGGGTAGCAGCGGCGGTTCATCTGGAGGACGAGGCGGTTTTGGCGGCGGTGGAAGAGGTGGAGGACGAGGTGGAGGTTATGGTGGTGGAGGATACGGTGGTGGTGGCGGAtacggtggaggaggaggaggttatGGTGGTGGGCGTGGAGGCGGCGGTGGTGATGGGGCTTGTTACAAGTGCGGAGAACCTGGTCACATGGCGAGAGACTGTTCCcaaggtggtggtggtggctacggaggaggaggaggttatGGTGGTGGACGTGGAGGCGGAGGTGGCGGAGGGAGCTGCTACAGCTGTGGAGAGTCGGGTCATTTCGCGAGGGACTGCACAAGCGGCGGTCGTTGAAGCAAAACAAGTTAAAACGCGGTTTGTAGAAGGGTAAATCAGTCATCTCGCCGCCTGCTATCTCAAATATTATCctcatctatctatctattttatcttcttttgtttttctttctcctcGGTTTGTTTTCGGATTATTAGGACATGTTGTTATGGTGTTTGTTATGCGTAAGAAGCTGGATTCGTATTTGCATGTTTTATCAAACTTTTGCTCTATGAATCTTCTAAATTTGCTCTATTATCTTCCAAGCGTTGCTGCATTTTATTTCAGTTAAAAGTTTAATCAATCATAAGTTTCGAATCGTTGTAATTTTGGTTGTATCTCTCCAAAGTT
The nucleotide sequence above comes from Brassica napus cultivar Da-Ae chromosome A9, Da-Ae, whole genome shotgun sequence. Encoded proteins:
- the LOC106368804 gene encoding cold shock protein 2-like, giving the protein MSGGEGNNGGERRKGSVKWFDTSKGFGFITPDDGGDDLFVHQSSIRSEGYRSLAPEESVEFEVEVDNSGRNKAVEVTGPDGAPVQGSSGGSSGGRGGFGGGGRGGGRGGGYGGGGYGGGGGYGGGGGGYGGGRGGGGGDGACYKCGEPGHMARDCSQGGGGGYGGGGGYGGGRGGGGGGGSCYSCGESGHFARDCTSGGR